The following are encoded in a window of Dictyostelium discoideum AX4 chromosome 6 chromosome, whole genome shotgun sequence genomic DNA:
- a CDS encoding pirin family protein, with protein MVSHKHNRTNNNKYKNQYTIIFIIVIASLLYYFLSSTTTTTTTYLQQQQREQEQQQQQQEQQNTFKPLNNNSNNNKKDNNNNNINNINLLNNKKQKLKDNNNNNNKIKEEEDINKNNNIIEMSSRIVSKVSTGMMTSDGAGVKLRRIIGGPISDLDPFLLLDEFKSDDPNQYIAGFPSHPHRGFETVTYMLRGTMEHKDHKHNYGLLKANSVSWMSAGKGIIHSEMPIVDRDKVVWGFQLWVNLPKSHKMMEPRYQDIPAKDIPEVDEQGGGKTRIIAGVYKNITGPIAGIVTNPLYLDVKLSPGSTFSEEIPNDHQAFVYVFEGSARFGPKAKGKEVKTSQIGILQGGQDRNRIDVIAGDSDQGVRFLLVAGKPLNEPVARYGPFVMNTEAEIQQAFKDYQAGRF; from the exons ATGGTTTCTCATAAACATAACcgaacaaataataataaatataaaaatcaatatactattatctttataattGTAATAGCCTCTTtactatattattttttatcttcaacaactacaaccacaactacatatttacaacaacagcaaagggaacaagaacaacaacaacaacaacaagaacaacaaaatacttttaaaccattaaataataatagtaataataataaaaaggataataataataataatattaataatattaatttattaaataataaaaaacaaaaattaaaagataataataataataataataaaattaaagaagaagaggatataaataaaaataataatattatagaAATGAGTTCAAGAATAGTTAGTAAAGTTAGTACTGGAATGATGACTTCAGATGGAGCtg gaGTAAAATTAAGAAGAATTATTGGTGGACCAATAAGTGACTTGgatccatttttattattagatgaatttaaaag tgatgaTCCAAATCAATATATAGCAGGATTTCCATCACATCCTCATAGAGGATTTGAAACTGTAACATATATGTTAAGAGGTACTATGGAGCATAAAGATCATAAACATAATTATGGATTATTAAAAGCAAATTCTGTGTCATGGATGTCGGCTGGTAAAGGTATAATTCATTCAGAAATGCCAATTGTTGATCGTGATAAGGTGGTTTGGGGATTTCAACTCTGGGtaaatttaccaaaatcTCATAAAATGATGGAACCACGTTATCAAGATATTCCCGCTAAAGATATACCTGAAGTTGATGAACAGGGTGGAGGTAAAACTAGAATTATTGCAGgtgtttataaaaatattacagGTCCAATCGCTGGAATCGTAACGAATCCATTATATTTAGATGTTAAGTTATCACCAGGTTCAACATTTTCAGAAGAGATTCCAAATGATCATCAAGCTTTTGTTTACGTTTTTGAAGGGTCTGCTAGATTCGGTCCAAAGGCAAAAGGAAAAGAAGTTAAAACCTCACAAATTGGTATTTTACAAGGTGGTCAGGATAGAAATAGAATCGATGTTATCGCTGGTGATTCAGATCAAGGTGTACGTTTTTTATTAGTAGCTGGTAAACCATTGAATGAACCCGTTGCAAGATATGGTCCTTTCGTTATGAATACTGAAGCTGAAATTCAACAAGCTTTTAAAGACTACCAAGCTGGAAGA
- the mfeA gene encoding hypothetical protein (peroxisomal multifunctional enzyme MFE homolog), whose amino-acid sequence MALNFKDKVVIVTGAGGGIGKVYALEFAKRGAKVVVNDLGGSHTGQGSSSKAADKVVEEIKAAGGTAVANYDSVEDGEKIVQTAMDSFGGVDILINNAGILRDVSFGKMTDGDWDLVYRVHAKGAYKLSRAAWNHMREKNFGRIIMTSSAAGLYGNFGQANYGSMKMALVGLSNTLAQEGKSKNIHCNTIAPIAASRLTESVMPPEILEQMKPDYIVPLVLYLCHQDTTETGGVFEVGAGWVSKVRLQRSAGVYMKDLTPEKIKDNWAQIESFDNPSYPTSASESVSGILAAVNSKPADGESVLVRPPKVAVPKALAATPSGSVVVDGYNASKIFTTIQGNIGAKGAELVKKINGIYLINIKKGTNTQAWALDLKNGSGSIVVGAGSTKPNVTITVSDEDFVDIMTGKLNAQSAFTKGKLKISGNMGLATKLGALMQGSKL is encoded by the coding sequence atggcattaaattttaaagataaagtTGTAATTGTTACAGGTGCtggtggtggtattggtAAAGTTTATGCATTAGAATTTGCTAAACGTGGTGCTAAAGTTGTTGTTAATGATTTAGGTGGTTCACATACAGGTCAAGGTTCATCATCAAAAGCAGCAGATAAAGTtgttgaagaaattaaagcaGCAGGTGGTACAGCAGTTGCCAATTATGACTCTGTTGAAGATGGTGAAAAGATTGTTCAAACCGCTATGGATTCATTTGGTGGTGTCGATATTTTAATCAACAATGCAGGTATTTTACGTGACGTCAGTTTTGGTAAAATGACCGATGGTGATTGGGATCTCGTTTATCGTGTCCACGCCAAAGGTGCATACAAATTATCAAGAGCAGCATGGAATCATATGAGAGAGAAAAACTTTGGTCGTATCATCATGACAAGCAGTGCCGCAGGTCTCTATGGTAACTTTGGTCAAGCAAACTATGGTTCAATGAAGATGGCATTGGTTGGTCTCTCCAACACACTCGCTCAAGAAGGTAAGAGCAAGAATATCCACTGTAACACAATTGCACCAATTGCTGCCTCTCGTTTAACCGAATCAGTCATGCCACCAGAAATTTTGGAGCAAATGAAACCAGACTACATCGTACCATTGGTCTTGTATCTCTGCCATCAAGACACCACTGAAACTGGTGGTGTTTTCGAAGTTGGTGCTGGTTGGGTCAGCAAAGTTCGTTTACAACGTTCTGCTGGTGTCTATATGAAAGACTTGACCCCAGAGAAAATCAAAGATAATTGGGCCCAAATCGAATCATTCGATAATCCATCCTACCCAACATCAGCCTCTGAAAGTGTTAGTGGTATCTTGGCCGCTGTCAATAGTAAACCAGCTGATGGTGAATCCGTTTTGGTTAGACCACCAAAGGTTGCTGTTCCAAAAGCTCTTGCTGCCACTCCATCAGGTTCTGTCGTTGTCGATGGTTACAATGCTTCAAAGATTTTCACCACCATTCAAGGTAACATTGGTGCTAAAGGTGCAGAATTAGTAAAGAAAATCAATGGTATCTATTTaattaacattaaaaaaGGTACAAATACCCAAGCTTGGGCTTTAGATTTAAAGAATGGTTCTGGTtcaattgttgttggtgcTGGTTCAACTAAACCAAACGTAACAATCACAGTTTCAGATGAAGATTTTGTTGATATTATGACTGGTAAATTAAATGCTCAATCTGCTTTCACCAAAGGtaaattaaagatttctGGTAATATGGGTTTAGCTACTAAATTAGGTGCATTAATGCAAGgttcaaaattataa
- the abcC7 gene encoding ABC transporter C family protein, whose product MKNKKKIKNKISYSLLERELMGSRENEIAPEDCASFLSRITYSWTQKMLIYGYFNTLQLKDVPDLPESIKVENTTPILDEFKFKKNEKFGLVWFIYKRFVMVRHKTSIIVQIFSAIVSVLSPLCLRAFILYVQREPSEKSFLVGLFYAVLVLMGALFLSISLQHTYWYTMKCGLEVKGALTSKIYSKTLKLSNYGKRLYSSGTILNLISSDCQNFADYFWIDYLILLVAPIQIIALLALLCWTIGYSGLVGFLIMILSLPLSTFLSSKVSKYQLLSLKYSDKRCNLISEMINGIYLLKLYNWELFFINRIEKQRKQQLINLYKRMAFWALDKMVVQISSALVLVSSFTVYTLIANKSITYEVAFTSISIFSNLREPCELLPQAIQRLLSLLPSSDRICKFLYETSEIIENLSTITTTNGTNQDILITNGTFDWNDNNKNINVGVDSQENKNDDDDMIELVNNDSIETTTSYVLDDINFIAPAGKLTIICGVVGSGKSSLINGLIGEIYKVSGQVTIPNTVSFTNQQPFLVNSTLRENILFGLPMDMDRYKKVLESCSLLTDLQSMPGKDLTEIGERGINLSGGQKQRINLARALYSNSDCYILDEPLSAVDPQVATHLFNHCIQGELMNNKTRILVTHQLQFIPSADHIVVLENGILTQGTYQELKDKFDFESIMKTKKLNLELNNSNNNNNNNNNKEEEEDVENLEKEQQQQVINVNDVISNEFESKNDELNSKLLVNEERETGSVELNIYKMYIKYGSSFIFFFTMIMMYIISQLLFLLFDYWLTIWSDEKKNKNGTKGDSFYILYYLLLVGLFSVFLGIRYFMILHFTNSSSKNLHDKLLKSIGYASCQFFDINSSGRINNRFTKDIAEVDLILMVLSDALYCGSTVLVAVLMMIVINPLIVFPFLLLALFYYLVQKLYRSSSLELKRLENISRSPIFSILSESFNGLITIRSFRQQSRFIKRMQDSINVNLRLFYYNFSAHRWIGIKIEIISSAAVFLSAFFSLFNSNTGLSVLAVTTSLSLTGYLNWCIRQYIEFSMKMSSVERIENYINQPREGDTMNVDMELESNLPINWPQKGEIQFKNVEIKYRPNLKPSLKNISFDIKSNEKIGIVGKSGSGKSTTMLALFRMIECSKGSIHIDGIDISKISLSKLRNSIGICPQEPFIFSGTIRKNIDPFGIYSDSEIWLALEKVKLKETISLLPMKIDTIIHEQANLSFGQKQLLCLTRVLLKSPKLVFFDEHSSSIDYFTAHQLNISVKENITNSTTLTIAHRIDTIIDSDRILVIDSGELIEIFDKNNINNNINNQNSKFKKFVQHTSDHFKNY is encoded by the exons atgaaaaataaga aaaaaataaaaaataaaatatcatatTCATTATTGGAAAGAGAATTAATGGGATCAAGAGAAAATGAAATAGCACCAGAAGATTGTGCATCATTTTTATCAAGAATAACATATTCATGGACAcaaaaaatgttaatttatggttattttaatacattacaattaaaagatgTACCAGATTTAccagaatcaattaaagttgaaaatacaacaccaattttagatgaatttaaatttaaaaaaaatgaaaaatttggATTAGTTTGGTTTATATATAAACGATTTGTAATGGTTAGACATAAAACTTCAATTATCGTTCAAATATTCTCAGCGATAGTATCGGTTTTATCACCATTATGTCTTAGAGCATTCATTCTGTATGTTCAAAGAGAACCAAgtgaaaaatcatttttagtGGGATTATTCTATGCAGTGTTAGTATTAATGGGTGCTTTGTTTTTATCGATTTCTCTACAACATACCTATTGGTACACAATGAAATGTGGTTTGGAGGTAAAGGGTGCATTAACTTCAAAAATCTAttcaaaaacattaaaacTTTCAAATTATGGTAAAAGGCTATACAGTTCTGGAacgattttaaatttaatatcaagTGATTGCCAAAATTTTGCAGACTACTTTTggattgattatttaattttattagttGCACCCATTCAAATTATAGCTTTGCTAGCATTACTTTGTTGGACTATTGGGTATAGCGGGTTAGttggatttttaattatgattttgtcattaccattatcaacTTTCCTAAGTTCAAAAGTCAGTAAATATCAGTTACTCTCATTGAAATATTCCGATAAACGTTGTAATTTAATTAGTGAGATGATTAAtggtatttatttattaaagttATATAATTGGGAACTATTCTTTATAAAtagaattgaaaaacaaagaaaacaacaattaattaatctttATAAAAGAATGGCATTTTGGGCATTAGATAAAATGGTAGTACAAATTTCAAGTGCATTAGTTTTAGTTTCATCATTTACAGTTTATACATTAATTGCAAATAAATCGATTACTTATGAAGTTGCATTCActtcaatatcaattttttcaaatcttCGCGAACCATGTGAATTACTTCCCCAAGCAATACAAAGATTATTATCACTTTTACCATCATCTGAtagaatttgtaaatttttatatgaaacttcagaaattattgaaaatttatcaacaataacaacaactaaTGGTACAAATcaagatattttaataacaaaTGGAACTTTTGATTggaatgataataataaaaatattaatgttggtgttgatagccaagaaaataaaaatgatgatgatgatatgaTTGAATTAGTTAATAACGATAGTATAGAAACAACAACGTCATATGTATTagatgatattaattttatagcACCTGCAGGTAAATTAACAATTATATGTGGTGTTGTCGGAAGTGGTAAATCAAGTTTAATTAATGGATTAATTGGTGAAATTTATAAAGTATCAGGTCAAGTAACAATACCAAATACAGTTTCATTTACAAATCAACAACCATTTTTAGTGAATTCAACATTACgagaaaatatattatttggtTTACCAATGGATATGGATAGatataaaaaagtattaGAATCATGTAGTTTATTAACTGATTTACAATCAATGCCTGGTAAAGATTTAACTGAAATtg GTGAAAGAGGTATTAATCTTTCAGGTGGTCAAAAACAAAGAATAAATTTAGCACGTGCATTATATTCAAATTCAGATTGTTATATTTTAGATGAACCATTATCAGCTGTTGATCCACAAGTTGCAACTCATTTATTCAATCATTGCATTCAAGGTGaattaatgaataataaaacacGTATTTTAGTTACTCATCAACTTCAATTCATACCATCAGCTGATCATATTGTTGTACTTGAAAATGGAATATTAACTCAAGGAACCTatcaagaattaaaagataaatttgattttgaatcaattatgaaaacaaagaaattaaatttagaattaaataatagtaataataataataataataataataataaagaagaagaggaagatgttgaaaatttagaaaaagaacaacaacaacaagttaTAAATGTTAATGATGttatttcaaatgaatttgaatcaaaaaatgatgaattaaattcaaaattattagtaaATGAAGAAAGAGAAACTGGTTCTgttgaattaaatatttataaaatgtatattaaatatggttcatcatttattttcttttttacaatgataatgatgtaTATAATTAGTCaacttttgtttttattatttgattattggTTAACGATTTGGAGTGATGAAAAGAAGAATAAGAATGGAACTAAAGGTGATTctttttacattttatattatttgctATTGGTTGGTTTATTTAGTGTATTTTTAGGAATTAGGTATTTTATGATATTACATTTTACAAATTCAAGTTCAAAGAATTTACATGATAAGCTTTTGAAATCAATTGGATATGCAAGTTGtcaattttttgatattaatagttctggtagaattaataataggTTCACTAAAGATATTGCTgaagttgatttaattttaatggtaCTTTCAGATGCACTTTATTGTGGTTCAACAGTTTTGGTTGCggttttaatgatgatagtAATTAATCCATTGATTgtatttccatttttattattagcattattttattatttggttcaAAAATTGTATAGATCATCATCATTGGAATTGAAAAGATTAGAAAACATTTCAAGATCtccaatattttcaatattatctgAAAGTTTTAATGGTTTAATTACAATTAGATCATTTCGACAACAAtcaagatttattaaaagaatgcAAGATAGTATAAATGTGAATTTacgtttattttattacaacTTTTCAGCTCATCGTTGGATTGGTATAAAGATTGAAATCATTTCTTCGGCTGCCGTATTTTTATCAGCattcttttctttatttaattcaaacaCTGGTTTATCTGTATTGGCTGTAACAACATCACTCTCTTTGACTGGTTATTTAAATTGGTGCATTCGTCAATATATTGAATTCTCAATGAAAATGTCATCAGTTGAACgtattgaaaattatattaacCAACCAAGAGAAGGTGATACAATGAATGTTGATATGGAATTAGAGTCTAATCTACCAATTAATTGGCCTCAAAAAGGTGAaatccaatttaaaaatgttgaaattaaatatcgtccaaatttaaaaccaTCATTAAAAAACATTTCATTCGacataaaatcaaatgaaaaaattggaaTTGTTGGTAAATCTGGTAGTGGTAAAAGTACAACAATGCTAGCACTATTTAGAATGATTGAATGCTCAAAAGGTTCAATTCATATCGATGGTATTGATATTTCTAAAATTAGTTTATCAAAATTACGAAACTCTATTGGTATATGTCCTCAAGAACCTTTTATATTCTCTGGTACCATTAGAAAGAATATTGACCCATTTGGAATCTATTCAGACTCTGAAATTTGGTTAGCATTagaaaaagttaaattaaaagaaacaaTCTCTTTATTACCAATGAAAATTGATACAATCATTCATGAACAAGCAAATTTAAGTTTTGGTCAAAAACAACTTCTATGTTTAACTAGAGTTCTATTAAAATCACCAAAATTAGTATTCTTTGATGAACATTCAAGTAGTATAGATTATTTTACAgctcatcaattaaatatatcagttaaagaaaatattacaaattctACAACCTTAACAATTGCTCATCGTATTGATACAATCATTGATTCTGATCGTATACTTGTAATTGATTCtggtgaattaattgaaatttttgataaaaataatattaataataatataaataatcaaaattcaaaatttaaaaagtttgttCAACATACTTCtgatcattttaaaaattattaa
- a CDS encoding esterase/lipase/thioesterase domain-containing protein: protein MSNNKNNLTIILVHGAWGNSLHWNEVSKSLLRDGYKVVAVENPLTSLQDDINKTRDLIDAQDGKVLLVGHSYGGSVITGAGNHDKVVGLVYIAAFAPDEGDSLFGIFSRREQPSGGANILPADKKGFLWINYDKFPESFCQDLPKDDAMVLSISQKPIHSNGFSDKLNCKPAWRTKPSWYQVSNNDNMIPPETELEMAKYINAKKIIHLNASHASLASHPKEVFSLITEAANSLNSKLPSN from the coding sequence atgagtaataataagaataatttaacaattattttagttCATGGTGCATGGGGAAATTCATTACATTGGAATGaagtttcaaaatcattactTAGAGATGGATATAaagttgttgctgttgaaaATCCATTAACAAGTTTACAAGATGACATTAATAAAACAAGAGATTTAATAGATGCACAAGATGGAAAAGTTTTATTAGTTGGCCATAGTTATGGCGGTTCTGTTATAACTGGTGCTGGTAATCATGATAAAGTTGTTGGTTTAGTTTACATTGCCGCATTTGCTCCCGATGAAGGTGATAGTTTATTTGGTATTTTCAGCAGAAGAGAACAACCAAGTGGCGGTGCAAATATTTTACCAGCAGATAAAAAAGGATTCCTTTGGATTAACTATGATAAATTTCCAGAATCGTTTTGTCAAGATTTGCCAAAAGATGATGCTATGGTATTGTCAATTTCTCAAAAACCAATTCACTCAAATGGATTCTCTGATAAATTAAACTGTAAACCAGCATGGAGAACCAAACCAAGTTGGTACCaagtttcaaataatgataatatgaTTCCACCTGAAACTGAACTTGAAATGGCAAAATACATAAATGcaaagaaaataattcatcTAAATGCTTCACATGCTTCACTTGCATCACATCCAAAAGaagttttttcattaatcACAGAAGCTGccaattctttaaattcaaaacttccatcaaattaa